From Abiotrophia defectiva ATCC 49176:
ACTTGAAAAAGATTTACTTACGGCAATTGTTGATGTTTATCTGGCCGACTTAAACGATGATATATCCATGCTTGCAGAAAATACCAAACATTTTCTGCAAGATAAGCTTTTCAACGCTGAAAACTGGGATAGCTATAAATTATCTTTATATACTAATATTATGGATTTATATGACCTAGAAGCTAACCGTCAAATGATTTTTTCTATACTCCGAAAAAATCTTGATGCTTATACAAGTAAACAACGAATGATGATATTAGCAATTCTAAACAATTTTATTTATACTTGTATCAGAGAGAATGAAGATGAATTAGCTCGCTACTGTCTAACAATCATAAATAAAGAAGTTACTTTATACGAAAATCTTCCAGAAAAAATACATGCGCTATTTTACCAAGAACTATTAGCCTATCGAGCTACTCCACACTCTTTACATGTAGATAAAATTGAACGCATCATTGATTCTCTTAGTCTATATGGGCTCGAGGAGATTAGTCATCAATTTCGGAAATTCTATGAAGAAAATAAAAGCTGTGAATGATAGCATTCACAGCTTTTATTCATTACCCAATTTCTAATTCTAACTTCACTCGAATCTTCACTGTGGTTTCCTCCTTCCAATCTATTAGGTGAGACTAGAAATCACAATGAATAGATAAGTGATTTTTAAATTAAGTTAAGTAACTCAGAATTATTTAAATATAGCGCCGGACTCTTTTCATGTAGTCCTTGTAGCTTTTTCCAAACTTTGCTAGACACCATCTTTCTTCAGAGAGAATAATCCAATGTGCCGAAATCTGGAATATTAAGACTATTATCAACATTGGTACAGACTGTGTTAAGAAAGACATTCCTAAGAAACAAATAAAATAGGCCACATACATCGGATTTCTTGAAAATTTATAAATACCGTTAATATTTAACCCATTAATATCTGGCAATGCGAAGCATACAAGAGAAATTGCACATAATAGGATACCTACTATAAAAAAG
This genomic window contains:
- a CDS encoding helix-turn-helix domain-containing protein, which gives rise to MEIGEALYYYRKKKGLTMEEMSVGIVTPSFYSKVEKGIHRISAEDLFNILNTHGIDITKFVRSVNISTDSLSFDRAQHQILQYYTRYQSQNLIQLKSQFQGDNSLNQLEKDLLTAIVDVYLADLNDDISMLAENTKHFLQDKLFNAENWDSYKLSLYTNIMDLYDLEANRQMIFSILRKNLDAYTSKQRMMILAILNNFIYTCIRENEDELARYCLTIINKEVTLYENLPEKIHALFYQELLAYRATPHSLHVDKIERIIDSLSLYGLEEISHQFRKFYEENKSCE
- a CDS encoding methyltransferase family protein, encoding MAGIWLLLLFLIVRFGLLAIIKREAIQRAAYFAPLQKSEKIAYYIYQVSNIGLFICLIVSSVKIDDSLLFYCGTVFFIVGILLCAISLVCFALPDINGLNINGIYKFSRNPMYVAYFICFLGMSFLTQSVPMLIIVLIFQISAHWIILSEERWCLAKFGKSYKDYMKRVRRYI